A region of Gammaproteobacteria bacterium DNA encodes the following proteins:
- a CDS encoding AsmA family protein, with the protein MATATSILTRTLKWGSITLATLLLALVLLVIFLDWNWVKPYIERAVSEQTGREFAIDGDLDVDLWSWQPSLRAERIRFENAAWGNKPQMVQVGAFRTSVDLWRLVKGRVVIPELIIDWPVVRLAKSRRGTPNWELNPGAKPSAPAKQPQESPRLKQTTELPVIGRLVVTDGLVTYRDPATKANTRFTLANVNGSTGGQVTLDGNGRLDKQAWRLYARAGAFEKLASAQAPYPIDLGLDVGDARTKVKGSIVKPMELGGAKVDVSLQGPGLAMFAPFFGNAAPELPAYDVQGRVVSANGTWRLRDFKATVGNSDLSGKAAFRTGGERPLVTADLVTRRFDYGDFAGLAPPSKPEKKQKPTPLDLSALRDLDAIIKLRGDEIVSPAVALKDVRADVRLQDGRLRVEPIAVGIGGGRIRTQATLDARAQPFEANIRTDILRVDLATLREMANAGEALEGMVDGRFAISMTGASRAQMKQNAGTGALAAVDKLTVDDSQLAYDAPDSDTALRITADTTGSDGHRQIEIKGNGQYQGEPFKLDFHADPLLALADTQTEKPYAIDFKASGANTKLTATGTLRQPLALKAVDIKLSAQGDGTDRLAAALGKPLPDLPSYKVGGRVSREGARWLIDDFDGRVGMSDLQGDIALDTGGEKPFIRADFVSRKLDYADFTTMFGAESEDQKTAPDTEEPKPASERPAEPPFDLAPLQRFNADLSFKGKEIIAPNLQLQDIAIDIAVRDGRLEVEPFALGIGGGTIKGALNVDSATPIHGELTTTIDQVDVQKIAEALDLKSTFGVLDGHTEIAIVGSTEAQIAEAAEQTALTFIHSLVIEDTRFGYADPGNDMDIELAMRTTETSNGAEPIVIDGRGRYQGEAFSLNVGAGSLLRLLEEIRPYPVEARAEVAQTVARLKGDVTRPLDMKGLDLNLSTKGPNPSRLEKLAGLPLPDLPPYEIKGELFRDEGAWRVQGFKGTVGDSDLAGDIEVQTLRDPRPLIVADLVSRRLDLDDLGGLIGAAPDTGKGEAESGKQEVEANIESKSKTVLPRDPIDLSALSAIDADVTFNGKRVETGLPIDDLRIQAKLDDGRLALLPLDFGVGGGTVKSRLRLDGSARPVEAAMKTEISRVNLKELLHGSGFAQKSVGNIGGRADLRAAGDSIADLMATLDGQLSLIMSGGQFDSLLVELGGLDAAQAIGDLLGDVEAVPIRCAFTDLQARDGQVNFESFTIDTVDTLFSGDGDIDLDEERIKFVVAPHPKDFSLFSFRTPLHMAGRFSDLAFYGEYAELAGQAAAAVALGLVATPFAAIIPFIDSGDGENSACKGLLDDAKNELRAAESERRRNKEEPPPAVSFIRGDASR; encoded by the coding sequence ATGGCTACGGCGACAAGCATTCTCACCAGGACGCTGAAGTGGGGCTCGATCACGCTGGCCACCCTCTTGCTGGCGCTGGTGCTGCTGGTAATCTTCCTCGACTGGAACTGGGTAAAGCCCTATATCGAGCGCGCGGTTAGCGAGCAGACCGGCCGGGAGTTCGCGATCGACGGCGACCTCGACGTCGATTTATGGTCCTGGCAACCGAGTCTGCGTGCGGAGCGAATCCGCTTCGAGAACGCCGCCTGGGGTAACAAGCCGCAGATGGTGCAAGTCGGTGCATTCCGGACGAGCGTTGATCTGTGGCGGCTCGTCAAAGGGCGTGTGGTCATTCCGGAGTTGATTATCGACTGGCCCGTCGTGCGTCTAGCGAAGTCGCGCCGGGGAACGCCGAACTGGGAGTTGAATCCCGGCGCAAAGCCGAGTGCGCCCGCGAAGCAGCCGCAGGAATCGCCGAGGCTTAAGCAAACTACCGAACTTCCAGTAATAGGGCGGTTGGTAGTAACCGACGGTCTCGTGACTTACCGCGATCCCGCGACTAAAGCCAACACGCGCTTCACACTCGCGAACGTGAACGGCTCTACGGGTGGGCAGGTAACGCTCGATGGCAACGGACGATTGGACAAGCAGGCGTGGCGCCTGTACGCGCGTGCGGGCGCGTTTGAAAAACTTGCGTCCGCGCAGGCGCCGTATCCAATAGATCTCGGACTGGACGTAGGCGATGCACGCACCAAAGTAAAGGGTTCGATCGTCAAGCCGATGGAACTGGGCGGCGCGAAGGTGGATGTTTCACTACAAGGCCCCGGTCTGGCCATGTTTGCGCCATTCTTCGGCAACGCGGCGCCTGAGCTGCCAGCCTATGATGTTCAAGGTCGGGTGGTCAGCGCGAACGGAACGTGGCGTTTGCGGGACTTCAAGGCGACGGTCGGCAACAGCGACTTAAGCGGTAAAGCTGCCTTTCGCACCGGCGGCGAGCGCCCGCTGGTGACGGCTGATCTGGTAACCCGCCGTTTCGATTACGGTGACTTCGCGGGTCTTGCGCCGCCATCGAAGCCGGAGAAAAAACAAAAACCCACGCCGCTGGATTTGAGCGCACTGCGCGACCTCGACGCCATTATCAAACTCCGCGGCGACGAGATCGTGTCGCCTGCGGTTGCATTAAAAGATGTCCGCGCCGACGTGCGGCTTCAGGACGGCCGCCTGCGCGTTGAGCCGATCGCCGTTGGGATCGGCGGCGGACGCATACGCACTCAAGCGACACTGGATGCCCGCGCGCAGCCGTTCGAGGCCAATATTCGGACCGACATTCTGCGAGTCGATCTCGCTACGTTGCGCGAGATGGCGAATGCAGGTGAAGCGCTTGAAGGAATGGTCGACGGGCGCTTCGCAATTTCGATGACCGGCGCGTCCAGGGCGCAGATGAAGCAAAACGCCGGTACCGGCGCGCTTGCTGCCGTCGACAAGCTGACCGTCGATGACAGCCAGTTGGCGTACGACGCGCCCGACAGCGATACGGCTCTGCGTATTACCGCCGATACCACCGGGAGCGACGGTCACCGTCAGATTGAGATCAAGGGCAACGGTCAGTATCAAGGCGAACCCTTCAAGCTCGACTTCCACGCCGACCCCCTGCTGGCGCTGGCCGATACGCAAACCGAGAAGCCGTACGCCATCGATTTCAAAGCCAGCGGCGCGAACACAAAGCTAACGGCCACGGGCACGCTCAGACAGCCGCTGGCACTGAAAGCCGTCGATATCAAGCTATCCGCGCAAGGCGACGGCACGGACCGGCTGGCGGCAGCACTTGGCAAGCCGTTGCCGGACTTGCCGTCTTACAAGGTGGGCGGGCGCGTGTCGCGTGAGGGGGCGCGCTGGCTCATCGATGACTTCGACGGCCGGGTCGGGATGAGCGATTTGCAGGGCGACATCGCGCTCGATACGGGCGGCGAAAAACCTTTCATCAGGGCCGATTTCGTTTCTCGCAAGCTGGATTACGCCGATTTTACTACCATGTTCGGCGCCGAGTCCGAGGACCAGAAGACGGCGCCTGACACCGAAGAACCGAAACCCGCGTCGGAACGGCCCGCGGAGCCGCCCTTCGATCTCGCGCCGCTACAACGATTCAATGCGGACTTGAGTTTTAAGGGCAAGGAAATCATCGCGCCGAATCTGCAGCTACAAGACATCGCCATCGACATCGCGGTGCGCGACGGGCGGCTTGAGGTCGAGCCATTCGCGTTAGGCATCGGCGGCGGCACGATCAAGGGCGCGCTCAACGTTGACAGCGCCACCCCCATACATGGCGAATTGACCACGACCATCGATCAGGTTGATGTGCAAAAGATCGCGGAGGCGCTCGATCTCAAGTCCACTTTTGGTGTGCTCGACGGTCATACCGAAATCGCGATCGTCGGCAGCACCGAGGCGCAAATCGCGGAAGCCGCCGAGCAGACGGCGCTCACGTTCATTCACAGTCTGGTGATCGAGGATACGCGCTTTGGCTATGCCGATCCGGGCAATGACATGGACATCGAGTTGGCAATGCGTACCACCGAGACCTCCAACGGCGCCGAACCGATCGTGATAGACGGCCGCGGCCGCTATCAGGGCGAAGCGTTCAGTCTGAACGTCGGCGCGGGCTCGCTGCTCCGACTGCTGGAAGAGATCCGGCCCTATCCGGTAGAGGCGCGGGCCGAGGTCGCGCAGACTGTAGCCAGGCTGAAAGGCGACGTGACGCGACCGCTGGACATGAAGGGCCTGGACTTGAACCTGTCGACCAAAGGCCCTAATCCGAGCCGGCTGGAGAAGCTCGCCGGGCTGCCATTGCCCGATCTGCCGCCCTATGAAATCAAGGGTGAGCTATTCCGGGACGAGGGCGCGTGGCGCGTCCAGGGTTTCAAGGGCACGGTCGGTGACAGCGATCTGGCCGGCGACATCGAAGTGCAAACGTTACGCGATCCGCGGCCGCTGATTGTGGCGGATCTCGTTTCGCGCCGACTCGATCTCGACGACCTGGGCGGATTGATCGGCGCCGCACCCGACACGGGCAAGGGCGAGGCCGAATCCGGCAAGCAGGAGGTCGAGGCCAACATCGAGAGCAAAAGCAAAACGGTGCTGCCGCGCGACCCGATCGATCTGAGCGCCTTGAGCGCCATCGACGCCGACGTGACCTTCAATGGCAAACGTGTGGAAACCGGGTTACCGATCGATGATCTTCGCATCCAGGCAAAACTGGATGACGGCAGGTTGGCGCTGCTGCCGCTGGACTTCGGCGTCGGCGGCGGCACGGTCAAATCCCGTCTGCGACTGGACGGCAGCGCGCGCCCCGTGGAAGCCGCGATGAAGACTGAAATCAGCCGCGTGAATCTGAAGGAACTCCTGCACGGCTCCGGGTTTGCGCAAAAGAGCGTCGGCAACATCGGCGGGCGCGCTGACCTTCGAGCGGCTGGCGACTCGATCGCGGATCTGATGGCGACGCTCGACGGTCAGCTCTCACTGATTATGAGCGGCGGGCAATTCGATTCTCTGCTGGTCGAACTCGGCGGGCTGGACGCGGCACAGGCGATAGGCGATCTGCTGGGCGACGTGGAGGCCGTGCCGATCCGATGCGCCTTTACCGATCTTCAGGCGCGTGACGGGCAGGTCAACTTCGAGAGCTTCACGATCGATACTGTGGACACGCTTTTTTCCGGCGACGGCGACATCGATCTGGACGAGGAACGGATCAAATTTGTCGTCGCGCCGCATCCGAAGGATTTCAGTCTTTTCTCGTTCCGCACGCCCTTGCACATGGCCGGACGTTTCAGCGATCTGGCTTTCTATGGAGAATACGCGGAATTGGCCGGGCAGGCCGCGGCCGCGGTAGCACTTGGGCTGGTTGCAACGCCCTTCGCCGCGATAATCCCATTTATCGATTCGGGCGACGGCGAGAACAGCGCCTGCAAGGGGCTGCTCGATGATGCGAAGAATGAATTACGCGCTGCGGAATCAGAACGCCGCCGAAATAAGGAAGAACCGCCCCCGGCAGTCTCATTTATCAGGGGCGACGCATCGCGGTAA
- a CDS encoding AsmA family protein: MSLVLTMRVIGWNWTKGYVEQQIAQATGRDFTIAGDLDIDLSLTPMIRAKDIRLGNAPWGRLPNMARIGALRFRIDLIDLFRKRVVIPELSIHEPVVHLAVSAGGKPNWQMGSENSGASRRGGSLPVVHKLVMEDGAVTYRDYSSGADLRLVIARIEGYTDAARDEIALGGRGRLDQQPWRMALRAGSLQALNAANTPYPVDLALALADTRANVEGTLTKPLLLQGADLNISVESLNLSMLSPFIEGARPRLPRHNIAGRLTRTGDAWRLERFQATVGASNMQGELALDTRGERPRITADLNSSLLRYDDFAALAPPSKKPQPLNLSVLNAVDAIIHFNGDEILAPAIAPRGVQIAARLKQGRLRVERMNFDVSGGRVRAQAVVDASTRPFDSYLQATIRQVHLSKVGDRAAITGLEGTVNGRLAARARFATQSQMAETARAGVWSSLDSLVIDNSLISYRIPGRDTQIHITADARAAGGEQQFEIKGDGTWRGEDFALALQSDPLLKLVNAPTNRPFAVTGTASVADAKVRVDGALEQPLALQGIDLAVSVSGSSTAWLATVLERPLPDIARYRLTGQLAHQGKRWTFDDLEAQVGESSLAGALTVDTAAERPYVKADLVSRNLDTGDFAALLKAPDDQQAGARPSNQTQSPLNLKALRSLDADVSLVAEKIIAPDLPLEALTVDIALHDGRLRVEPFGLGLAGGTVRGKLVLDSIPPVRGALTVDLGQIDLQAMMEPFDLATSLGVLGGHAEVSFIGATSDQIAAVGQSLLSTIYSFSIRDTHFTYRDPRSRTDIELILATTITDGGSEPIRARGDGQFQGEPFNLNISAGSPLRLLDEEQVYPVDASIDVASTKAQLKGNILQPLKLKGLNLRLSLRGPNPNQLQDFIGLPLPSLPPYEVEGALSREGDIWRYEGFQGTTGETDLAGDISVHTLREPRPLLVADLVSRTLDLDDLAGLIGAPPDPNETVSPEQAKQAEPQASDARVLPDDPVALSALLAIDARVGYWGKTVLTPLPIDDLRIRTKLEDGRLTLEPLNFGVGGGEITSRLMLDASKQPVQTKLDTEIKRVDLQEILRRYDIADTSVGHIGGRARFKGTGASVADLLATLDGQLSLIMAGGHMDSLLIEMAGLDITGSIAALTGSDDAVPIRCAFTDFQVRDGQVDVETFLVDTTDTRFSGDGSIDLDAETVDAVIVPHPKDWSLFSFPSPLYIKGRFSELEFYPEYSELLEQTATAVVLGLAATPFVAIISLVETGADENGVCELLLNESQKQRFSKKKQRSRENRFDDDNPGGPRLDFEELMRVR, translated from the coding sequence TTGAGTCTTGTCCTGACCATGCGCGTGATCGGCTGGAACTGGACCAAGGGGTACGTGGAGCAACAGATCGCGCAAGCGACCGGGCGCGACTTCACGATCGCAGGCGACCTGGACATCGATCTTTCCTTGACCCCCATGATCCGCGCGAAAGACATTCGTCTGGGGAACGCGCCCTGGGGTCGACTTCCGAACATGGCAAGAATCGGCGCGTTGCGATTCCGGATCGACCTCATCGATCTCTTCCGCAAGCGCGTCGTCATTCCGGAACTGAGTATCCACGAACCCGTCGTGCATCTCGCCGTGTCCGCCGGTGGCAAGCCGAACTGGCAAATGGGTTCGGAAAACTCCGGGGCATCTAGACGGGGCGGCTCGTTGCCGGTGGTGCATAAACTGGTCATGGAAGACGGCGCCGTCACGTACCGGGACTATTCGAGCGGCGCAGATTTGCGCCTCGTCATCGCGCGTATCGAAGGCTACACGGATGCGGCGCGCGACGAGATTGCACTTGGCGGTCGCGGACGCCTCGACCAGCAGCCCTGGCGGATGGCGCTGCGGGCGGGGTCGTTGCAGGCGCTGAACGCCGCGAACACACCGTATCCTGTCGATCTCGCGCTGGCGCTGGCCGACACGCGCGCGAATGTAGAAGGCACGTTGACGAAGCCCTTGTTGTTGCAGGGCGCGGACTTGAACATTTCGGTCGAGAGCCTGAATCTGTCGATGTTGTCGCCGTTTATTGAGGGCGCCAGGCCGCGGCTGCCGCGCCACAACATTGCAGGCCGGTTAACCCGCACGGGTGACGCCTGGCGACTGGAACGTTTTCAAGCGACGGTTGGCGCGAGCAATATGCAAGGCGAACTCGCCTTGGACACGCGCGGTGAGCGTCCGCGGATTACGGCGGACCTCAACTCGAGTCTGTTGCGCTATGACGACTTCGCGGCGCTGGCGCCGCCATCGAAGAAGCCCCAGCCGCTGAACTTAAGCGTTCTGAACGCAGTGGACGCGATCATTCACTTCAATGGCGATGAGATTCTGGCTCCGGCGATTGCGCCGCGCGGCGTTCAGATCGCGGCCAGACTGAAGCAGGGACGGCTGCGGGTTGAGCGCATGAATTTCGATGTCAGCGGCGGCCGGGTGCGCGCGCAAGCCGTGGTCGACGCCAGCACGCGGCCATTCGATTCTTACCTACAGGCGACCATCCGGCAGGTGCACTTAAGCAAGGTGGGTGATCGCGCCGCCATCACTGGGCTTGAAGGCACAGTGAATGGGCGCCTCGCCGCGCGCGCCAGGTTCGCCACGCAGAGTCAGATGGCGGAAACGGCGCGAGCGGGGGTATGGTCGTCTCTGGATAGTCTCGTCATCGATAACAGCCTAATCTCATACCGGATTCCCGGCCGCGATACGCAGATTCACATCACCGCCGATGCGAGGGCCGCGGGCGGAGAACAACAATTTGAGATCAAAGGCGACGGAACCTGGCGGGGTGAAGATTTTGCGCTGGCTTTGCAGAGCGACCCCCTGTTGAAACTTGTTAACGCACCGACAAACCGACCTTTTGCCGTCACGGGCACGGCCAGCGTGGCCGATGCGAAAGTTAGAGTCGACGGCGCGCTTGAGCAACCATTGGCCTTGCAAGGGATCGATCTCGCGGTGTCGGTGAGCGGTTCCAGCACGGCATGGTTGGCTACGGTTCTTGAGCGGCCCCTGCCGGATATTGCGCGCTATCGGCTGACAGGCCAGCTCGCTCACCAGGGGAAGCGCTGGACGTTCGATGATCTTGAAGCACAGGTTGGCGAGAGCAGTCTGGCGGGCGCGCTCACGGTCGATACGGCGGCGGAAAGACCTTACGTCAAGGCGGATCTGGTCTCGCGCAATCTTGACACCGGCGATTTCGCGGCGCTCCTGAAGGCGCCGGATGACCAGCAAGCCGGAGCGCGGCCGTCAAACCAGACGCAGTCACCCCTGAATCTCAAAGCGCTGCGAAGCCTCGATGCGGATGTGAGCCTCGTGGCCGAGAAGATCATCGCTCCAGATCTGCCACTGGAAGCCTTGACGGTGGACATCGCCTTACACGATGGGCGGCTGAGGGTCGAGCCGTTCGGGTTAGGGCTGGCTGGGGGTACGGTACGGGGAAAACTGGTCCTCGACAGCATCCCACCCGTGCGCGGCGCGCTGACAGTCGACCTCGGACAGATCGATCTGCAAGCGATGATGGAACCGTTCGATCTCGCGACCAGCCTTGGCGTTCTCGGCGGCCACGCCGAGGTGTCGTTCATCGGCGCGACCTCCGACCAGATCGCCGCCGTCGGACAGAGCCTGCTCAGTACGATCTACAGTTTCAGCATCAGGGATACTCATTTTACCTACCGCGATCCGCGCAGCCGCACGGATATCGAACTGATCCTCGCTACTACCATCACTGATGGCGGCAGCGAACCGATCCGCGCGCGGGGCGACGGACAGTTTCAGGGCGAGCCGTTTAATCTGAACATCAGCGCCGGCTCACCGTTGCGGCTGCTCGATGAGGAGCAAGTCTATCCCGTCGATGCGAGCATCGATGTCGCCAGCACCAAAGCCCAACTCAAAGGCAATATCTTGCAACCGCTGAAACTCAAGGGCTTGAACTTGCGTCTCTCGCTCAGGGGGCCAAATCCCAACCAGTTGCAAGACTTCATCGGCCTGCCGCTGCCGAGTCTGCCGCCGTATGAAGTCGAGGGAGCGCTCTCGCGCGAGGGTGACATCTGGCGCTATGAAGGCTTTCAGGGCACGACAGGCGAAACTGACCTGGCGGGCGATATTTCGGTGCATACACTTAGAGAGCCTCGGCCGCTGCTGGTAGCGGATCTGGTGTCGCGCACCCTGGATCTGGATGATCTCGCCGGGCTGATTGGCGCGCCACCCGACCCAAACGAGACCGTGTCGCCCGAGCAAGCGAAGCAAGCCGAGCCGCAGGCGAGTGACGCGAGGGTGCTGCCCGACGATCCAGTCGCCTTAAGCGCCTTGCTCGCCATCGACGCCAGGGTTGGCTATTGGGGCAAAACGGTTTTGACTCCATTACCGATCGATGATCTTCGTATCCGGACAAAGCTCGAAGACGGCCGTCTGACGTTAGAGCCGCTCAACTTCGGCGTCGGCGGCGGCGAGATCACATCCCGACTCATGCTCGACGCCAGCAAGCAGCCCGTACAGACCAAACTCGATACCGAGATCAAGCGGGTTGACCTGCAAGAGATACTGCGCCGCTACGACATCGCCGACACCAGCGTGGGTCACATCGGCGGGCGCGCCAGGTTCAAAGGGACGGGCGCTTCCGTCGCGGACCTTCTGGCTACACTCGACGGCCAACTCTCTCTGATCATGGCAGGCGGCCACATGGATTCCCTTTTGATCGAGATGGCGGGACTCGACATCACCGGTTCGATCGCCGCGTTAACGGGTAGCGACGACGCCGTGCCGATACGCTGCGCCTTTACCGATTTCCAGGTACGGGACGGGCAGGTGGATGTTGAAACCTTTCTGGTCGACACTACGGATACCCGCTTTTCCGGCGACGGCTCGATCGACCTCGACGCGGAAACTGTCGATGCGGTGATCGTGCCGCATCCCAAGGATTGGAGCCTGTTCTCGTTTCCCTCGCCTTTGTACATTAAGGGGCGTTTCAGCGAGCTCGAGTTTTATCCTGAATATTCTGAGCTTCTCGAACAAACAGCGACCGCGGTCGTGCTGGGACTGGCGGCGACGCCGTTCGTGGCCATCATTTCTCTTGTTGAAACGGGGGCTGACGAGAACGGCGTCTGCGAGCTTTTGCTCAACGAGTCACAGAAACAGCGGTTCTCGAAGAAAAAACAGCGCTCGCGGGAAAATCGTTTTGATGACGATAACCCGGGCGGACCGCGGCTCGATTTCGAAGAACTGATGCGGGTCCGATAG